The DNA sequence ATCAATGGGAATGGTTTGATGCTGATGAAGCAAAAATCCGTATTAATACAGCGCAAATAGCCTTGTTATCCGAACTGGAAGATCTGTTGCGAAAATAGATATATCACAATTCTTTAATTAAACGAAAAGTAAGATTAATCCGCGGCTGCATTGGCTTTACCGATTTAGCGATCCGATGTTCCCAATGAAGCTGAAGATTACCTTTCATAATTAAAAGAGAACCATGGGAAAGAGGTAAGCTGTACTTCAGTTGATGATCATCCACTTTCCGGAAATCAAAATTTCTTACCTGCCCTAAACTTACAGAAGCAATCACAGGTCTGTTACCAAATCTACTGTCTCTGTCCCGATGCCACGCAACAGAATCATTGCCGTTTCGGTATAAGTTTAATAATACTGAATTAAATGCATACCCTGAAGTTTCTTCTAAACGCTTCTTTAATGCCAGCAGTTCAGGAATCCATGGGTTCACCACAACCCGGGTGCCGCTCAACTGATAGGATTTATCTTCATCCCCATACCATGCAGTCAGGCGTGGTGTCAAAACTTCTTTGTCGTACATTTTCTGAGTGGTCTGTATCCATGGAGCAGTTTCCATCAAAAACTCTTTAAGCGCTGTTGCTTCCTGTTCTGACAGAAAACCATCTGTATATTCCAATAACTCGTGTGGA is a window from the Chryseobacterium sp. T16E-39 genome containing:
- a CDS encoding alpha-ketoglutarate-dependent dioxygenase AlkB family protein, with amino-acid sequence MDQLSLFDADESYQFPHELLEYTDGFLSEQEATALKEFLMETAPWIQTTQKMYDKEVLTPRLTAWYGDEDKSYQLSGTRVVVNPWIPELLALKKRLEETSGYAFNSVLLNLYRNGNDSVAWHRDRDSRFGNRPVIASVSLGQVRNFDFRKVDDHQLKYSLPLSHGSLLIMKGNLQLHWEHRIAKSVKPMQPRINLTFRLIKEL